In Pocillopora verrucosa isolate sample1 chromosome 13, ASM3666991v2, whole genome shotgun sequence, one genomic interval encodes:
- the LOC131784192 gene encoding uncharacterized protein produces the protein MELEALQKNLDAKLKLLAYKQEKGKGIVDKANATTIGRHRDGLVCLAKEADEVKLKIEEKKIAKGEQMDEVCAWSNEIDKVIEGVDAEIEYLGKCLGEVGKKGKEFYIPHKAVVREAAESTKLRIVYDASARASEKAPSLNECLHAGPPLQNKLWAVLVRARFHPVALTGDIKQAFLQVRIREEDRDAMRFHWITDLQSRRVEILRFTRALFGLAPSPFLLGGVIKQHLEACRTENPDLVREIEKSLYVDDLISGGPTVKAALEVKAGVTHVFNQASFKLHKWHSNVPAVESPGDSLSEDTTFAKEQLGAPQEGGGSILGLPWNKRQDTIEINFPTDRTQVTKRGILAKIARVYDPLGLAAPMTLSGKLLYRDACDLKVGWDAQLPGQLGTKWSRWEAQLPVSISVPRAIPQHFEEISNIELHCFGDASGQGVSAAVYGVISQPSGDSVGLIAAKARLAKQGLTIPRLELVSGHMATNLIVNVKEALESFPVGNMVCWLDSSVALHWIKGAGSYKQFVSNRVQKIQQHPEVNWRHVGTKDNPADLGSRSGSVENEELWWRGPEWLLDRERWPADIKTTATPDSQAEAKVIRDVFAVAQAKTDILDALLIKFNLWKTLRVCAWVTRFIHNLRSEKTRRSKGPLTTEEIEMQRHLWLKRTQVKFKRDERFEDHRVQLNLQENADGLLECRGRIQGDYPIYLPESHPFAEKMVADAHIRTLHGGVSLTMAKIRERYWVPRLRRLAKRVVKACNGCKRFRATAFAVPPPGQLPRDRTEGENAFQVVGVDFAGPLKYRKGRNHEGKAYITLYACSLTRGIYLELLPSLETGEFLRCLKRFIARRGRPEKIYSDNGSTFVAAAKWLKQVMTDERLNEFLSRQEIKWQFNLSRAPWWGGQFERMVGLVKRSLQKTIGNGFLTWTELEEVILDVEVAVNNRPLSYVEDDVQLPILTPHSLLFGQPNALLELEPHCIEDGELRKRAKYLRRCKEAVWKRWTGEYLKGLRERHRLKNPGKPENPIVGEVVLIKSDDKNRGKWKVGIVTELIKGRDGVVRGAKLRTGTSHLERAVQQLYPLELSCDRPGDGDRPPTTELRIEAPAFRPSRDAAVAARLRMEDLAHDEEGG, from the exons ATGGAACTGGAGGCACTTCAGAAGAATTTGGACGCAAAACTCAAGCTTTTGGCGTACAAGCAAGAAAAGGGAAAGGGCATTGTGGACAAGGCAAACGCGACAACTATTGGGAGACACCGTGACGGGTTGGTGTGTTTAGCAAAAGAAGCGGACGAGGTCAAATTAAAGATCGAAGAGAAGAAGATTGCAAAGGGTGAGCAAATGGACGAGGTATGTGCATGGAGCAATGAAATAGACAAAGTTATTGAGGGTGTAGACGCGGAGATCGAATACCTTGGGAAGTGTTTGGGGGAG GtaggaaaaaagggaaaggagtTCTATATTCCACATAAAGCAGTGGTGAGAGAAGCTGCAGAGAGTACCAAACTTCGAATCGTGTACGACGCCTCTGCCCGAGCTTCAGAGAAGGCTCCTTCTCTCAACGAGTGCCTTCACGCGGGACCTCCGTTGCAGAACAAGCTTTGGGCTGTTCTTGTCCGTGCACGTTTCCACCCAGTCGCGTTAACAGGTGATATCAAGCAAGCGTTCTTACAAGTACGAATACGGGAAGAAGACAGGGATGCCATGAGATTCCACTGGATCACGGACTTGCAATCCAGGCGAGTGGAAATACTGAGATTCACGAGAGCTCTGTTTGGTTTGGCCCCATCGCCCTTTCTTCTTGGGGGAGTTATCAAACAACACCTGGAAGCCTGTCGTACCGAGAATCCGGACCTGGTGAGGGAAATAGAGAAGAGTCTATACGTCGATGACCTTATCAGCGGGGGACCCACCGTAAAAGCTGCCCTTGAAGTCAAAGCAGGCGTTACCCATGTCTTTAACCAAGCCTCATTCAAGCTGCACAAGTGGCATTCAAATGTTCCGGCAGTGGAGTCCCCTGGTGATTCTCTTAGCGAAGATACTACATTCGCGAAAGAACAGTTGGGTGCACCTCAAGAAGGAGGGGGATCTATTCTCGGGCTTCCATGGAACAAGCGACAAGATAccattgaaataaatttcccAACTGACCGCACCCAAGTGACAAAGAGAGGGATACTAGCGAAGATAGCAAGAGTGTATGACCCGTTAGGGCTCGCAGCGCCTATGACATTGAGTGGAAAACTACTGTACCGAGACGCATGTGATTTGAAAGTCGGATGGGATGCTCAACTTCCTGGTCAACTGGGAACCAAGTGGTCAAGATGGGAAGCACAGCTACCAGTGAGCATTTCCGTACCCAGAGCCATACCTCAACACTTTGAAGAGATCAGCAACATTGAGCTACATTGTTTCGGCGACGCAAGCGGACAAGGCGTTTCTGCGGCAGTGTACGGTGTCATATCTCAACCATCCGGTGATAGTGTTGGGCTGATAGCAGCCAAAGCTAGACTGGCGAAGCAAGGCCTCACCATCCCCCGCCTCGAGTTGGTCTCCGGTCACATGGCGACCAATCTCATTGTGAACGTTAAGGAAGCATTAGAGAGTTTCCCAGTTGGAAATATGGTTTGCTGGTTGGACAGCAGCGTTGCGTTACATTGGATCAAGGGAGCAGGGAGTTACAAGCAGTTCGTAAGCAATCGAGTGCAGAAAATCCAGCAACACCCAGAAGTAAACTGGCGTCATGTGGGTACAAAGGACAACCCAGCTGACCTTGGCAGTCGGAGCGGAAGCGTGGAAAATGAAGAGCTATGGTGGAGAGGGCCTGAGTGGCTACTAGACCGAGAGCGATGGCCAGCCGATATTAAGACAACGGCCACACCAGACAGTCAGGCGGAAGCAAAAGTGATACGGGACGTATTCGCTGTAGCACAAGCTAAGACAGACATCCTAGACGCCTTGCTGATCAAGTTCAACTTATGGAAAACCCTAAGGGTTTGTGCGTGGGTGACTCGATTCATACATAACCTACGGAGCGAAAAGACGAGAAGATCTAAGGGACCACTCACGACAGAGGAGATCGAGATGCAGCGACACCTGTGGCTAAAGCGAACACAGGTGAAATTCAAGAGAGACGAGCGGTTCGAAGATCATCGTGTTCAGCTGAACCTACAAGAAAACGCAGACGGGTTACTGGAATGCCGAGGGCGGATTCAGGGAGACTATCCCATTTACTTGCCTGAGTCTCATCCGTTCGCGGAGAAGATGGTGGCAGACGCACATATCAGGACACTCCACGGGGGAGTGAGCCTCACAATGGCAAAGATTCGTGAAAGGTACTGGGTTCCCAGGTTGCGTCGCCTTGCAAAAAGAGTCGTTAAAGCTTGTAACGGCTGCAAGCGGTTCCGCGCCACAGCGTTTGCGGTTCCGCCACCAGGACAGCTACCAAGGGATCGTACCGAAGGAGAAAATGCGTTCCAAGTAGTCGGAGTGGATTTCGCCGGACCACTGAAGTATAGAAAGGGGAGGAATCATGAAGGcaaagcttacataacgctttACGCCTGTAGCCTGACCAGAGGTATTTACCTTGAGCTACTACCCAGCCTAGAAACGGGAGAATTCCTTCGATGCCTGAAACGGTTTATCGCCCGACGTGGGCGGCCAGAAAAGATTTACTCAGACAACGGGAGTACCTTCGTGGCAGCAGCTAAGTGGCTGAAACAAGTGATGACTGACGAACGCCTCAACGAATTCCTCTCCCGTCAAGAAATCAAGTGGCAATTCAACCTGAGCAGAGCACCCTGGTGGGGAGGGCAGTTCGAGAGAATGGTTGGATTGGTGAAGAGAAGTCTACAGAAGACCATTGGAAACGGGTTCCTAACGTGGACCGAGTTAGAGGAGGTTATACTAGACGTAGAGGTTGCAGTCAACAACCGACCTTTAAGTTACGTGGAGGACGATGTGCAGCTACCGATCTTGACCCCCCACTCCTTGTTGTTTGGTCAACCAAATGCACTACTCGAGTTGGAACCGCACTGCATAGAAGACGGTGAATTACGCAAGCGAGCAAAGTATCTCAGACGATGCAAGGAGGCCGTCTGGAAGCGATGGACGGGGGAGTACTTAAAGGGGCTGCGCGAACGCCATCGTCTAAAGAATCCTGGAAAGCCCGAAAATCCTATTGTGGGCGAGGTCGTGCTGATCAAGTCGGACGACAAGAATCGCGGGAAATGGAAGGTCGGGATCGTCACGGAACTAATCAAAGGGCGTGACGGTGTTGTCCGGGGAGCAAAGTTGCGCACAGGGACCTCACATCTAGAGCGGGCAGTACAGCAGCTGTATCCGTTAGAACTGTCATGTGATCGACCGGGAGACGGCGACAGACCTCCAACGACCGAGTTGCGCATTGAAGCGCCAGCGTTCAGGCCTTCCCGTGATGCAGCCGTCGCAGCAAGATTACGTATGGAGGATCTTGCTCACGATGAGGAAGGGGGTTGA